A genomic window from Silene latifolia isolate original U9 population chromosome Y, ASM4854445v1, whole genome shotgun sequence includes:
- the LOC141629185 gene encoding cation/H(+) antiporter 24-like, with translation MCERKGDTHPFSIINGDAPLEFSFTAFLLEMSLILILIHIMRFLLKPLRQPAVISDVLAGIILGPSVLGRNKKFASNVIPQSSRYVTQNVGIIGFMFWVFITGVKMDLGVILKAGKKHYFIAIVSIAIPHLCAWIVALLLREYMDEEMRKYSSIGGVISAVIVTTFPVISSILRDMQLLSSELGRFALLTVIMSDILGINLTVTFESMKQGEIRSSNSMYYQLTLTLVFGVVIGIVPFVMRWINKQSSEGQPVDQFFITIILIGVFVIGFVTDFIGAAIGNGPLWLGLAIPDGPFVGLTIVQKTETFMNQVLMPFSYATIGLKTDVFSISECWSCLGPLFAVTIMASIAKFITVVMAARFMNIPYRDSFVLGLMLSLRGEIEFFLYLHWVDLKMIQTPSFSMMVVLTIIMTSIVTPLIGILYDPTKPYMTNKKRTVQHTMHESELPILACIHDQESLANLFNLLEVTNPTPNNPFKVFALYLVELLGRAAPVFIDHSEQDEYWDSNNEAIHNAIIMYEEGWEDEISMNFFTSITPQKTMYQDICELALVNKVSFIILPFHKKGLKMGTADDTLEIIRPGVQSINANTLSHAPCSVAILACKDAAKWATLPGRAGSRRMGRQFAMLFLGGPDAREALSLADRMVGHHDVSLIVIRFLASEYKGGEEELEKKLDDGAVTWFWVKHERNNKVVYKEMRVATGLETVSAIQSVNERTTIDMWIVGRTHGINPILLEGLSNWTENPELGPIGDYLVSLDFSTTASVLVVQQQVLRDQRATPWICIDT, from the exons ATGTGTGAGAGAAAAGGTGATACACACCCTTTTTCCATTATCAATGGTGATGCTCCTTTGGAGTTTTCTTTCACTGCATTTTTGTTAGAAATGTCCCTCATCCTCATTCTTATCCACATTATGCGATTCCTTTTGAAGCCTCTTCGTCAACCTGCCGTCATCTCTGACGTCCTT GCGGGAATAATTTTAGGGCCATCAGTGTTGGGGCGCAACAAAAAATTCGCAAGCAATGTTATACCCCAAAGCTCGAGATATGTAACACAAAATGTTGGGATCATTGGCTTTATGTTTTGGGTCTTTATTACTGGGGTTAAAATGGATTTGGGCGTCATTCTTAAGGCCGGTAAAAAACATTATTTCATTGCCATTGTAAGTATCGCTATTCCTCACCTTTGCGCATGGATTGTTGCTTTACTATTAAGAGAGTATATGGATGAGGAGATGCGTAAATATTCTTCCATTGGTGGGGTTATCTCTGCTGTTATTGTTACCACATTTCCTGTTATTTCTTCTATTCTTCGAGATATGCAACTCCTTAGCTCTGAACTTGGACGTTTTGCCTTACTAACCGTCATCATGAGCGACATTCTTGGAATTAATCTCACTGTTACCTTTGAATCCATGAAACAAGGGGAAATTCGTAGCTCTAATTCCATGTATTATCAGTTAACCTTAACTCTTGTTTTTGGGGTTGTTATTGGGATTGTTCCATTTGTGATGCGATGGATTAACAAACAATCCAGTGAAGGTCAACCAGTGGACCAGTTCTTTATTACTATCATCTTAATTGGTGTCTTTGTTATTGGCTTCGTCACCGATTTTATTGGGGCCGCCATCGGAAATGGTCCGCTTTGGCTTGGGCTAGCCATTCCCGATGGCCCCTTTGTTGGGTTGACCATTGTGCAAAAGACTGAGACTTTTATGAACCAAGTCTTAATGCCCTTCTCATATGCTACCATTGGCCTTAAGACAGATGTGTTTTCCATAAGCGAATGTTGGTCTTGCTTAGGCCCATTGTTTGCTGTGACCATTATGGCCTCTATTGCAAAATTTATTACAGTTGTTATGGCCGCCCGATTTATGAACATTCCATATAGAGACTCGTTTGTGTTAGGCCTAATGCTCAGCCTAAGAGGAGAAATCGAGTTTTTTCTTTATCTACATTGGGTAGACTTGAAG ATGATACAAACACCATCATTTTCAATGATGGTAGTATTGACAATCATAATGACGAGCATCGTGACCCCATTGATCGGCATCTTGTATGATCCAACAAAACCATACATGACAAACAAAAAGAGAACCGTACAACATACAATGCATGAGTCAGAGCTCCCAATTTTAGCTTGTATCCATGACCAAGAGAGCTTAGCAAACTTGTTTAATCTCTTAGAGGTCACAAACCCAACCCCTAACAACCCATTTAAAGTGTTCGCCTTATACTTAGTGGAACTCCTAGGAAGAGCCGCTCCTGTATTCATAGACCACTCTGAACAAGATGAGTATTGGGACTCCAACAATGAAGCCATCCACAATGCAATCATCATGTACGAAGAGGGTTGGGAGGATGAGATTAGCATGAATTTTTTCACTAGTATAACTCCCCAAAAAACTATGTATCAAGATATATGTGAGTTGGCTTTGGTTAATAAAGTATCTTTTATAATATTGCCATTTCATAAGAAAGGCTTAAAAATGGGCACCGCCGATGACACCTTAGAAATCATTCGTCCTGGAGTACAATCCATAAACGCTAACACCTTGTCACATGCACCATGCTCCGTAGCCATTTTGGCATGTAAGGATGCGGCTAAATGGGCGACACTACCAGGGCGAGCTGGTAGCCGACGAATGGGTCGTCAATTTGCAATGTTGTTTTTGGGCGGGCCGGATGCACGAGAGGCCTTATCATTGGCGGACCGAATGGTGGGCCACCATGATGTGTCATTAATCGTGATAAGGTTCTTGGCAAGTGAGTATAAAGGGGGCGAGGAGGAGTTAGAGAAGAAGCTAGATGATGGGGCAGTGACATGGTTTTGGGTAAAACATGAGAGAAATAATAAAGTAGTATACAAGGAAATGCGGGTGGCGACAGGGTTAGAGACAGTTTCTGCAATTCAATCAGTAAATGAAAGGACAACCATAGATATGTGGATTGTAGGGAGGACGCACGGAATTAATCCTATACTATTAGAAGGATTGTCGAATTGGACAGAAAATCCTGAACTTGGACCAATAGGCGATTATTTGGTGTCATTAGATTTTAGTACAACGGCTTCTGTACTAGTTGTGCAACAACAGGTTTTGAGAGATCAACGTGCCACCCCTTGGATATGCATTGATACGTAA
- the LOC141634116 gene encoding uncharacterized protein At4g19900-like: MVGRHRSRRGVGYGAQLCGIATAFLLLLSIFLLYTRLSSTHSPSDSIEDPLSLSLSEDPLLEDSDPEPDPRTTTSEDRIDVLDDDKDVDIQLSNEEEILRALDDSDEDDTKAAAAGGYFFDHVSLVIRHAIDRRSIDEIDYANTINNNNQNPFQPQQHPKHNCDAIGSDDVPVDEDVRMKMMEVGGIEDVLLLKSSPLRKGWGPWFDAKTDFLRKDKMFRSNFHLLNPFHHLLLQDPDSIGLTALTKGDKIVQKGLVARRRIDKSLQLNQIRHNNNNKTSSVPMDKSRWGYFAGLPPFLSFSNFMDSFFRKCKCSMRVFMVWNSPSWMFTVSHQRGLESLLYHHPNACVVIFSETLELDFFKDFVNRSFKVAVAMPHLEQLLQDTPTSVFASVWHKWRTTTFYPTHYSELIRLSALFKYGGIYLDSDMIVLKPLSPFSNSVGMEEPSPGSPLNGAVMAFTKHSSFLMQCMSEFYSTYDDTLKRWNGAELLTRVARNFSKKATDPNTQQELKVQPSSIFFPIGSNDIQRYFLSPLNESEKVEQYGLYSKILNESYTFHLWNSITSALVPEAESLVARILNRYCTRCSDLL; encoded by the exons ATGGTAGGAAGACATAGGAGTCGGCGTGGTGTGGGATACGGAGCACAATTATGCGGTATTGCAACTGCATTCCTACTTCTCCTCTCTATCTTCCTTCTCTATACTCGTTTAAGTAGTACTCACAGCCCCAGTGATTCAATTGAAGAtccattatcattatcattatccgAGGACCCGTTACTTGAAGATTCGGATCCCGAACCCGATCCCAGAACCACTACTTCTGAAGACAGAATTGATGTACTAGATGATGATAAGGATGTTGATATTCAACTATCCAATGAGGAGGAGATCTTGCGAGCTCTCGATGATTCTGACGAAGACGATACTAAAGCTGCTGCTGCTGGTGGATATTTCTTTGATCATGTATCGCTTGTCATCCGTCACGCAATCGATCGACGGTCCATTGACGAAATTGATTATGCCAAtaccatcaacaacaataatcaaaatCCCTTTCAACCCCAACAACATCCCAAACATAATTGCGATGCGATTGGTTCCGATGATGTTCCTGTGGATGAAGAtgtgaggatgaagatgatggaAGTCGGCGGCATTGAAGATGTGCTGCTGTTAAAATCATCTCCACTTAGAAAAGGGTGGGGACCCTGGTTTGATGCTAAGACTGATTTCTTAAGGAAGGATAAGATGTTCAGGTCTAATTTCCATCTGTTGAATCCATTTCACCATTTGCTGTTACAAGACCCTGATTCTATTGGACTCACTGCTCTTACCAAAGGTGACAAGATTGTTCAAAAGGGATTGGTTGCTCGTCGTCGTATCGACAAATCACTGCAGCTAAATCAAATACgtcacaacaacaataacaagacaTCATCTGTTCCAATGGATAAGTCGAGATGGGGTTATTTTGCTGGACTGCCTCCCTTTTTATCATTTTCTAACTTCATGGATTCTTTCTTTAGAAAATGCAAGTGTAGTATGAGGGTTTTTATGGTATGGAATTCGCCGTCTTGGATGTTTACTGTTAGTCACCAAAGGGGACTTGAAAGCTTGCTTTATCATCATCCTAATGCTTGTGTTGTTATTTTCTCTGAGACACTTGAACTTGATTTCTTCAAAGACTTTGTCAACCGTAG CTTCAAAGTCGCCGTGGCCATGCCCCATTTAGAACAACTGCTACAAGATACGCCAACATCTGTATTTGCTTCTGTTTGGCATAAATGGAGGACCACGACATTTTATCCTACTCACTACAGTGAGCTTATTCGCCTTTCAGCTCTTTTTAA GTACGGGGGTATATATCTGGATTCTGATATGATTGTATTGAAGCCTTTGTCTCCTTTCAGCAATTCTGTTGGCATGGAAGAGCCATCTCCTGGAAGTCCTCTAAATGGAGCAGTTATGGCTTTCACAAAGCACAG CTCTTTTCTTATGCAGTGTATGTCAGAGTTCTATTCCACATATGATGACACCCTGAAGAGATGGAATGGTGCTGAGCTTTTGACAAGAGTAGCGAGAAACTTTTCAAAAAAAGCAACTGATCCTAATACACAGCAGGAGCTTAAAGTGCAACCTTCATCTATTTTCTTCCCCATTGGTTCAAATGATATTCAGAG GTACTTCTTGTCACCATTGAACGAGAGTGAGAAAGTTGAACAATATGGTTTGTATAGCAAGATACTGAATGAGTCATACACTTTCCATTTATGGAATAGCATAACATCAGCTCTAGTTCCAGAAGCAGAGAGCCTTGTAGCCAGGATTCTTAACCGTTATTGTACTCGCTGCTCTGATCTGCTCTGA